A single window of Neisseria sp. KEM232 DNA harbors:
- a CDS encoding DciA family protein, whose product MDLEQIGKRSGRRSDADPQLQFLLQSAKAWRQLDNIVKQELPANLHPHVQTACIEEGALVLLAANNMAASRLKMIAPALLPRLQQYSDLIQSVRVKTVPKPAAPPKENSLRLSAAAAESFRRSAEQLQHHPQLAAALRRLAGKYQK is encoded by the coding sequence ATGGATTTGGAACAAATCGGCAAACGCAGCGGCCGCCGCTCCGACGCCGACCCGCAGCTGCAATTTCTCCTGCAAAGCGCCAAAGCGTGGCGGCAGCTCGATAACATCGTGAAACAGGAGCTGCCCGCCAACCTGCATCCGCACGTTCAGACGGCCTGCATCGAAGAGGGCGCGCTGGTGCTGCTGGCCGCCAACAACATGGCCGCCTCGCGCCTGAAAATGATCGCCCCCGCCCTGCTGCCGCGCTTGCAGCAGTACAGCGATCTGATACAAAGCGTGCGCGTCAAAACCGTGCCCAAGCCCGCCGCGCCGCCGAAAGAAAACAGCCTGCGCCTGAGCGCCGCCGCCGCCGAAAGTTTCCGCCGCAGCGCCGAGCAGCTGCAACACCATCCGCAACTGGCCGCCGCTCTTCGCCGATTGGCCGGCAAATATCAAAAATAA
- a CDS encoding molybdopterin-binding protein: protein MNRFNLIIIGDEILHGSRQDKHFPFFKNLLETRGLKLNQVQYLPDERVLLVRQLSRSFSDGLPAFVTGGIGSTPDDHTRQAAAEALGLLLVCHPEAAALIAGVTAKRGESLDSPEHRQRLKMADFPQGADIIPNSFNNIAGFSIREHYFLPGFPVMAHPMAEWVLENRYADRFHRLRSDGRGIWIFGLPESRITPLMERIERDYAGIRTYSLPSVGRTEADGSRIAPHIEFGLKAEGEACGLIDRAWEEVLRELDALGGEMREITQA from the coding sequence ATGAACCGCTTCAACCTCATCATCATCGGCGACGAAATTCTGCACGGCAGCCGCCAAGACAAACATTTCCCCTTTTTCAAAAATCTGCTCGAAACGCGCGGCCTTAAGCTCAATCAGGTGCAATACCTGCCCGACGAACGCGTCCTGCTGGTAAGGCAGCTCTCCCGCAGCTTTTCAGACGGCCTGCCCGCCTTTGTCACCGGCGGCATCGGTTCGACGCCCGACGACCACACCCGCCAGGCTGCCGCCGAAGCCCTCGGCCTGCTGCTGGTGTGCCATCCCGAAGCCGCCGCATTGATTGCAGGCGTGACCGCCAAACGCGGCGAAAGCCTCGATTCGCCCGAACACCGCCAACGTCTGAAAATGGCCGACTTCCCGCAGGGCGCGGACATCATCCCCAACAGTTTCAACAATATCGCCGGATTTTCCATCCGCGAACATTATTTCCTGCCCGGTTTCCCCGTGATGGCGCACCCGATGGCCGAATGGGTGCTGGAAAACCGCTACGCCGACCGTTTCCACCGCCTCCGCAGCGACGGGCGCGGTATTTGGATATTCGGCCTGCCCGAATCGCGCATCACGCCGCTGATGGAGCGCATCGAACGCGATTACGCGGGCATTCGTACATACAGCCTGCCCAGCGTCGGCCGCACCGAAGCCGACGGCAGCCGCATTGCGCCACATATCGAGTTCGGCCTCAAAGCCGAAGGTGAGGCCTGCGGGCTGATTGACCGGGCTTGGGAAGAGGTGTTGCGGGAATTGGACGCGTTGGGCGGCGAAATGCGTGAAATCACTCAGGCATAA
- a CDS encoding peptidylprolyl isomerase, protein MIKKDTVVGLHYQMFDANDQLIDETQQPIVYLHGGYDGIFPLVEEALHEKNIGDEVDVVLQPDDAFGEQDPELIRIEPADAFPAEVKPGMMFEADMPDGDVVIFRVTDVAEGKVVVDGNHPLAGMKIRFKAKVDSIREATKEETEHGHVHGPHGHHH, encoded by the coding sequence ATGATTAAAAAAGACACCGTTGTCGGCCTGCATTACCAAATGTTCGACGCCAACGACCAGCTCATCGACGAAACGCAGCAGCCTATCGTTTATCTGCACGGCGGCTACGACGGCATTTTCCCGCTGGTGGAAGAAGCCCTGCACGAGAAAAACATCGGCGACGAGGTAGACGTTGTGCTCCAGCCCGACGACGCGTTCGGCGAGCAGGATCCCGAGCTGATCCGCATCGAACCGGCCGACGCCTTCCCCGCCGAAGTAAAGCCCGGCATGATGTTTGAAGCCGACATGCCCGACGGCGACGTGGTTATCTTCCGCGTGACCGACGTGGCCGAGGGCAAAGTAGTGGTGGACGGCAACCATCCGCTGGCCGGCATGAAAATCCGCTTCAAAGCGAAAGTGGACAGCATCCGCGAAGCCACAAAAGAAGAAACCGAGCACGGCCACGTCCACGGCCCGCACGGCCACCATCACTGA
- a CDS encoding hemerythrin domain-containing protein — MNLFNTRSVTFDEPIEMLYACHGKVRRFCEQVGMLDGYIAENGRNDIVLRTIRQIAQYFDVAAPLHHEDEELDYFPLLLRYAPQAQADVDELLRQHVVLHANWAAVADEFAKLEADEHYRPDAAAFQAFVDGYAVHLVLEEGLFELGKTHIPADELTRIGKNMAQRRKPKAV; from the coding sequence ATGAACCTTTTCAACACCCGCAGCGTCACTTTCGACGAACCGATAGAAATGCTCTACGCCTGCCACGGCAAAGTCCGCCGCTTCTGCGAACAGGTCGGCATGCTCGACGGCTATATCGCCGAAAACGGCCGCAACGACATCGTCTTGCGTACCATCCGCCAGATTGCGCAGTATTTCGACGTTGCCGCGCCGCTGCACCACGAAGACGAAGAACTCGACTATTTCCCGCTGCTGCTGCGTTACGCGCCGCAGGCGCAGGCCGACGTGGACGAGCTGCTGCGCCAGCACGTTGTCCTGCACGCCAACTGGGCGGCGGTGGCCGACGAGTTTGCCAAGCTGGAAGCCGACGAACACTACCGCCCCGATGCCGCCGCCTTCCAAGCCTTCGTCGACGGCTACGCCGTGCATCTGGTTTTGGAAGAAGGCTTGTTCGAGCTGGGCAAAACGCACATTCCCGCCGACGAGCTGACGCGCATCGGCAAGAATATGGCGCAGCGGCGAAAGCCCAAGGCCGTCTGA
- a CDS encoding FAD-binding oxidoreductase: MPADLSELAALLHEDEILRDADALLTDQRRRYTGKAALVLRPRNTESVQNIMRYCFASRIPVTPQGGNTGLCGAAVPQGGVLLNLGRLNRIRSISAADNAVTVEAGCILQNVQQASAAAGRLFPLSLASEGSCQIGGNIACNAGGLNVLRYGTMRDLVLGIEAVLPDGGLVSQLVPLHKNTTGYDLRQLLIGSEGTLAVITAATLKLFPLPQTYETAWVGADSIDRAVGLLALVQQRFGERLTSFELVGSRALELSAAYSRSAAPVSAPWHVLLELADAEPRDDLGGLLAEYLLQHGFDNSILAQSASERQTLWTLRENISAAQRSLGVSIKHDIALPIERVSEFVGSCGAALRQTFAGIDIVLFGHLGDGSLHYNTFLPAATNNDAYAYEDAVNTVVYEHVIACGGTIAAEHGVGIVKRHWLPRVRSAAELRLMGAVKAAFDPHNIMNPGKLLPD; the protein is encoded by the coding sequence ATGCCCGCCGACCTCAGCGAACTGGCCGCCCTCTTGCACGAAGACGAAATCCTGCGCGACGCCGACGCCCTGCTCACCGACCAGCGCCGCCGCTACACGGGGAAAGCCGCATTGGTACTGCGGCCGCGAAACACAGAATCCGTACAGAACATCATGCGCTACTGTTTTGCAAGCCGCATTCCCGTCACCCCGCAGGGCGGCAACACCGGCCTGTGCGGCGCGGCCGTGCCGCAGGGCGGCGTTCTGCTCAACTTAGGCCGTCTGAACCGCATCCGCAGCATCAGCGCCGCCGACAACGCCGTCACCGTCGAAGCGGGCTGCATCCTACAAAACGTCCAACAGGCCTCCGCCGCTGCGGGGCGGCTGTTTCCCCTCAGCCTCGCCAGCGAAGGCTCGTGCCAGATCGGCGGCAACATCGCCTGCAACGCCGGCGGCCTCAACGTCTTGCGCTACGGTACCATGCGCGACCTCGTCCTCGGCATCGAAGCCGTCCTGCCCGACGGCGGACTCGTCTCCCAACTCGTCCCTCTGCACAAAAACACCACCGGCTACGACCTGCGCCAGCTCCTTATCGGCAGCGAAGGCACGCTTGCCGTCATCACCGCTGCCACCCTCAAACTCTTCCCCCTGCCGCAAACTTACGAAACCGCCTGGGTCGGCGCCGACAGCATCGATCGTGCCGTCGGACTCCTCGCCCTCGTGCAACAACGCTTCGGCGAGCGGCTCACCAGTTTCGAACTCGTCGGCAGCCGCGCCCTCGAACTCTCCGCAGCCTACAGCCGCAGCGCCGCCCCCGTTTCCGCCCCCTGGCACGTCCTGCTCGAACTGGCCGACGCCGAACCGCGCGACGACCTCGGCGGCCTGCTTGCCGAATACCTGCTGCAACACGGCTTTGACAACAGCATCCTTGCCCAATCCGCAAGCGAAAGGCAAACCCTGTGGACGCTGCGCGAAAACATCTCCGCCGCCCAACGCAGCCTCGGCGTCAGCATCAAACACGACATCGCCCTGCCCATAGAGCGCGTTTCCGAATTTGTCGGCAGCTGCGGTGCCGCGCTGCGCCAAACGTTCGCGGGCATCGACATCGTTCTCTTCGGCCACCTCGGCGACGGCAGCCTGCACTACAACACCTTCCTGCCCGCCGCGACAAACAACGATGCCTATGCCTATGAAGACGCCGTCAACACCGTCGTTTACGAACACGTCATCGCCTGCGGCGGCACGATAGCCGCCGAACACGGCGTCGGCATCGTCAAACGCCACTGGCTGCCCCGCGTGCGCAGCGCGGCCGAACTGCGGCTGATGGGCGCCGTCAAAGCCGCCTTCGACCCGCACAACATCATGAACCCCGGCAAACTGCTGCCCGATTGA
- the azu gene encoding azurin codes for MKAYLALISAAALALSACGDNKPAETPAAPPAASAEAAPASAASEAEPAAPAASEAAPAASAEAPAAAAGACETVVESDDMMNFNTKELVIDKTNCKEFKVTLKHTGKMPKTAMGHNIVISKAEDTQAVIKDGAGAGADGDYVKAGDTRVIAHTKLIGGGEETSVTVDTSKFADGGKYEFYCSFPAHSAQMLGHITLK; via the coding sequence ATGAAGGCATACTTAGCACTGATTTCCGCAGCCGCACTGGCGCTGAGCGCGTGTGGCGACAACAAACCGGCCGAAACCCCCGCCGCGCCGCCTGCCGCTTCTGCCGAAGCCGCGCCCGCGTCTGCCGCCTCCGAAGCCGAACCCGCCGCGCCTGCCGCTTCCGAAGCCGCGCCCGCAGCATCCGCCGAAGCTCCTGCCGCCGCAGCCGGCGCGTGCGAAACCGTGGTGGAATCAGACGACATGATGAACTTCAACACCAAAGAGCTGGTTATCGACAAAACCAACTGCAAAGAGTTCAAAGTCACCCTGAAACACACCGGCAAAATGCCGAAAACCGCAATGGGTCACAACATTGTGATTTCCAAAGCCGAAGACACCCAGGCCGTGATTAAAGACGGCGCGGGCGCAGGTGCCGACGGCGATTACGTCAAAGCAGGCGATACGCGCGTGATTGCGCACACCAAACTGATCGGCGGCGGCGAAGAAACCAGCGTCACTGTCGACACAAGCAAATTCGCCGACGGCGGCAAATACGAGTTCTACTGCTCTTTCCCCGCCCACTCCGCGCAAATGCTCGGCCACATCACTTTGAAATAA
- the rnhA gene encoding ribonuclease HI: MEQTVYLYTDGACKGNPGTGGWGALLRYGRHEKELSGGARDTTNNRMELTAVIEGLKALKRKSRVEICTDSQYVKNGMESWIRGWKKNGWKTSAKQPVKNEDLWRELDRLVAEHDVVWTWVKGHAGHPENERADALANQGAAAAKQSGERPQEAV; the protein is encoded by the coding sequence ATGGAACAAACCGTTTACCTCTACACCGACGGCGCCTGCAAAGGCAATCCCGGCACGGGCGGCTGGGGCGCACTACTGCGCTACGGCCGCCATGAAAAAGAACTCAGCGGCGGTGCGCGCGACACCACCAACAACCGCATGGAGCTCACCGCCGTCATCGAAGGGCTCAAAGCCCTCAAACGCAAAAGCCGCGTCGAAATCTGCACCGACTCGCAATATGTCAAAAACGGCATGGAAAGCTGGATACGCGGCTGGAAGAAAAACGGCTGGAAAACGTCGGCCAAGCAGCCGGTGAAAAACGAAGACCTGTGGCGCGAACTCGACCGCCTCGTCGCCGAACACGACGTCGTCTGGACATGGGTCAAAGGCCATGCCGGACATCCTGAAAACGAACGTGCCGACGCCTTGGCCAACCAAGGCGCGGCGGCAGCAAAACAAAGCGGCGAGAGGCCGCAGGAGGCCGTCTGA